ACTGGAATTCAGCCAGTACAGAAGCTATCAGCCCAGCGACGACCTGCGCTGGCTCGACTGGAAAATGTATGCACGGTCAGACAGATATTATATACGGCAATCAGAAATTGAAACCAGTATCGATATACAGCTGATCATTGATGCCAGTAATTCTATGCTGCACGAAGATCAGGGCATTACCAAAATCGATTATGCCCGCTACCTGGCAGCTGCAATAGGCTACCTGTCGCACCAGCAGGGTGATGCTACCGGACTTTCGGTGATGCAGTCTGCACAGGTGTTTTCCCTCGCTGCGAGGCGGGAAACACAGCATATGGCGCGATTCTATTATCAGCTGGAGCAAATACAGCCTGGAGGCAACTTTCAGCACCCCGCCGCACTGAAACAATTATTCACTGGGCCTCATAAGCGACAGCTATTTGTTTTTGTCTCCGATTTCTATGAACAGCAATCTGAAATCATGCAGCTGATGGATACCCTGTCGGCCATGCAACACCAGGTGCTGGCATTTCATCTTGTGGGAGAAAATGAACGCCAGGGCAGTTTTAAGGGCTATCAGGCCGTTGAAGACCTGGAAACGGGAGAAATACTCCAGCTGGACGGTGCAATAGACGCAACGGCTTATGCGCAGCTATGGGCCAGGTTTACGGCCCGGCTGCAACAGCATTTAACAGAAAAAGGAATCCTGTATCAGCAGATGTCTGTGCAATCGCCACTGGATATAGCATTGAGAGATTTCCTGCTGCAATACAATAAAATAAGAAGATAACCTTGCTACACCTGCTGCAACCGATATGGATGTTTTTGTCTGCCGGCATCATTGTTCCGGTACTGATACATATGTGGCATCGCAAACCCGGCCGTATACTGCGGATTGGGAGTATTCAGCTGCTGAAGCCGGCTACTGTCAGGCACTCCAGGAGCCTGGGCTTATCAGAATTACTTTTGCTGCTATTACGGTGTATATTCCTGCTGTTACTGGCGCTGCTCCTGTCCCAGCTACAGTGGAAATCTCCGTTCTCTAAAGAGCATCGTGGATGGATCATCCTGGAAGATCGCGCCTATCCGCATTTTAAAAAGACGATAGATTCGCTCATCGAGTCTGGTTGTGAGCTGCGCCGCTTCGATACCGCA
This window of the Chitinophaga sp. Cy-1792 genome carries:
- a CDS encoding DUF58 domain-containing protein, which encodes MTTLLHPKTVLAIKDLQLAAKTVADGLLSGMHASRMKGAGLEFSQYRSYQPSDDLRWLDWKMYARSDRYYIRQSEIETSIDIQLIIDASNSMLHEDQGITKIDYARYLAAAIGYLSHQQGDATGLSVMQSAQVFSLAARRETQHMARFYYQLEQIQPGGNFQHPAALKQLFTGPHKRQLFVFVSDFYEQQSEIMQLMDTLSAMQHQVLAFHLVGENERQGSFKGYQAVEDLETGEILQLDGAIDATAYAQLWARFTARLQQHLTEKGILYQQMSVQSPLDIALRDFLLQYNKIRR